One Triticum dicoccoides isolate Atlit2015 ecotype Zavitan chromosome 4B, WEW_v2.0, whole genome shotgun sequence genomic window carries:
- the LOC119294773 gene encoding serine/threonine-protein kinase MPS1-like isoform X3: MERRGKFLRPPAPDDAAAAGRSATFPAAGDTGHTNLTSSSGSSSSSTVTGDPLDFLGQIHAACKRQRPLGTTTQRATRILLPRGEGPAKAGTSPSVRQSSEGMAMQKQRGVLAASRLQKVSPDQKDVNAGAGVLASNQNDMLSTPSMLSTITDTRNQNAGQNDQQKNEMDLFVNRNKSSLDVSSYKITSRNASVGDSHLTSQGDNYHVAQAAHDQGGKHQKLELAGASVEMDVKYDAATLPQKGIEEACNQNREPMTRCSVVGSSVTAVSLHSGHNTRVPQSNQYASPMQMPECTVESSAAIPGSVPPKQQEAAMPSSVGDWNPKNRQVPNTTDKAAPGNGGLPSRGQGLSANEQSTSAKDGGTSQANRDQKERRKKGYDPEHFFKVNGKLYQKLGKIGSGGSSEVHKVISMERAIYALKNIKLKGRDYPTAYGFCQEIGYLNKLKGKSNIIQLIDYEVTDKNLLKEGPISPRDGKIKDDQYIYMVLEFGEIDLAHMVAQKWKERSNSNMKIDENWLRFYWQQMLEAVNTIHEERIVHSDLKPANFMLVKGSLKLIDFGIAKAIMNDTTNIQRDSQVGTLNYMSPEALLCNEQDSSGNIFKCGRPTDIWSLGCILYQMVYGKTPFADYTTFWTKFKAVTDRNHKIRYEPVDNPWLIDLMQRCLAWDRDERWRIPQLLQHPFLVPLVPRDVPPINPDPDPCSMLIEQVRPHWDNPEVARLCSELRGVIAKCKEDQSSQSTET, translated from the exons GTACTACAACACAGCGTGCAACTCGTATCCTGTTGCCTCGAGGTGAGGGGCCGGCGAAAGCTGGTACCAGCCCTTCTGTTAGACAGAGTTCTGAAGGAATGGCTATGCAGAAGCAGAGAGGCGTGCTGGCGGCCTCCAGGTTGCAAAAGGTGTCTCCTGATCAAAAGGATGTTAACGCTGGTGCAGGAGTACTGGCATCAAATCAAAACGACATGTTGTCTACACCTTCCATGTTGAGTACTATCACTGATACCCGCAATCAGAATGCTGGTCAAAACGACCAGCAGAAGAATGAAATGGATCTGTTTGTGAACAGGAATAAGTCGTCGTTAGATGTTTCTTCTTATAAGATCACATCTCGAAATGCATCAGTTGGCGATTCACACTTAACTTCTCAGG GAGATAATTATCATGTGGCTCAAGCAGCACATGATCAAGGCGGGAAACATCAGAAGCTTGAGCTAGCTGGTGCATCAGTTGAGATGGATGTCAAGTATGATGCAGCAACTTTGCCTCAAAAAGGGATTGAAGAAGCTTGTAATCAGAATCGAGAGCCAATGACCCGTTGCTCTGTCGTTGGTTCTTCAGTTACTGCTGTATCACTACATTCAGGGCATAATACACGAGTTCCTCAGAGTAACCAATATGCTTCGCCAATGCAGATGCCTGAATGTACAGTGGAATCATCTGCAGCTATACCAGGTAGTGTCCCTCCCAAACAGCAAGAAGCTGCAATGCCATCAAGTGTTGGTGATTGGAATCCTAAAAACCGTCAGGTTCCTAATACAACGGACAAAGCTGCCCCTGGCAATGGAGGTTTGCCATCCCGAGGCCAAGGGTTATCTGCTAATGAACAATCTACGTCTGCCAAGGATGGGGGTACTTCGCAAGCAAACAGGGATCAGAAGGAGCGCCGAAAAAAGGGTTATGATCCTGAACATTTCTTTAAGGTGAACGGGAAGCTTTATCAGAAACTTGGTAAAATTGGATCTGGTGGCAGCAGTGAGGTTCACAAAGTTATATCAATGGAACGTGCAATCTACGCCCTGAAAAATATAAAGCTTAAAGGTCGTGACTACCCGACAGCATATGGCTTTTGCCAAGAAATCGGTTACCTAAATAAGCTGAAAGGAAAGAGTAACATCATACAGCTAATTGATTACGAG GTCACTGATAAAAATTTACTTAAAGAAGGTCCTATCTCACCTCGAGATGGAAAAATTAAGGATGATCAGTACATTTACATGGTCCTTGAGTTTGGCGAAATTGATTTAGCACATATGGTTGCTCAGAAGTGGAAGGAGAGaagcaactcaaatatgaaaatagatgAAAATTGGCTGCGGTTTTATTGGCAG CAAATGCTTGAAGCAGTCAATACAATCCATGAGGAACGGATAGTGCATTCCGATCTGAAGCCTGCAAATTTTATGCTTGTGAAGGGATCACTGAAGCTAATAGACTTTGGCATTGCCAAAGCTATAATGAATGATACGACAAACATTCAACGTGATTCTCAG GTAGGAACACTTAACTACATGTCACCTGAAGCATTGCTATGCAATGAGCAAGATTCCAGTGGGAACATTTTCAAGTGTGGTCGGCCAACTGATATCTGGTCTCTTGGGTGTATTCTATATCAGATGGTGTATGGTAAGACACCATTTGCAGACTACACGACTTTCTGGACCAAATTCAAAGCTGTTACCGATAGGAACCACAAGATCCGTTATGAACCGGTCGACAACCCATGGCTTATTGATCTAATGCAAAGGTGCCTGGCCTGGGACCGAGACGAGCGGTGGAGGATACCTCAGTTGCTTCAAcacccctttcttgtccctctggtGCCACGGGATGTGCCTCCCATCAACCCTGATCCTGATCCGTGCAGCATGCtgatagagcaggtcagaccacaCTGGGACAATCCCGAGGTTGCCAGACTTTGCTCCGAGCTTCGAGGCGTGATTGCAAAGTGCAAGGAGGATCAAAGCAGTCAAAGTACTGAAACCTAA
- the LOC119294773 gene encoding serine/threonine-protein kinase MPS1-like isoform X2: MERRGKFLRPPAPDDAAAAGRSATFPAAGDTGHTNLTSSSGSSSSSTVTGDPLDFLGQIHAACKRQRPLGTTTQRATRILLPRGEGPAKAGTSPSVRQSSEGMAMQKQRGVLAASRLQKVSPDQKDVNAGAGVLASNQNDMLSTPSMLSTITDTRNQNAGQNDQQKNEMDLFVNRNKSSLDVSSYKITSRNASVGDSHLTSQAGDNYHVAQAAHDQGGKHQKLELAGASVEMDVKYDAATLPQKGIEEACNQNREPMTRCSVVGSSVTAVSLHSGHNTRVPQSNQYASPMQMPECTVESSAAIPGSVPPKQQEAAMPSSVGDWNPKNRQVPNTTDKAAPGNGGLPSRGQGLSANEQSTSAKDGGTSQANRDQKERRKKGYDPEHFFKVNGKLYQKLGKIGSGGSSEVHKVISMERAIYALKNIKLKGRDYPTAYGFCQEIGYLNKLKGKSNIIQLIDYEVTDKNLLKEGPISPRDGKIKDDQYIYMVLEFGEIDLAHMVAQKWKERSNSNMKIDENWLRFYWQQMLEAVNTIHEERIVHSDLKPANFMLVKGSLKLIDFGIAKAIMNDTTNIQRDSQVGTLNYMSPEALLCNEQDSSGNIFKCGRPTDIWSLGCILYQMVYGKTPFADYTTFWTKFKAVTDRNHKIRYEPVDNPWLIDLMQRCLAWDRDERWRIPQLLQHPFLVPLVPRDVPPINPDPDPCSMLIEQVRPHWDNPEVARLCSELRGVIAKCKEDQSSQSTET; this comes from the exons GTACTACAACACAGCGTGCAACTCGTATCCTGTTGCCTCGAGGTGAGGGGCCGGCGAAAGCTGGTACCAGCCCTTCTGTTAGACAGAGTTCTGAAGGAATGGCTATGCAGAAGCAGAGAGGCGTGCTGGCGGCCTCCAGGTTGCAAAAGGTGTCTCCTGATCAAAAGGATGTTAACGCTGGTGCAGGAGTACTGGCATCAAATCAAAACGACATGTTGTCTACACCTTCCATGTTGAGTACTATCACTGATACCCGCAATCAGAATGCTGGTCAAAACGACCAGCAGAAGAATGAAATGGATCTGTTTGTGAACAGGAATAAGTCGTCGTTAGATGTTTCTTCTTATAAGATCACATCTCGAAATGCATCAGTTGGCGATTCACACTTAACTTCTCAGG CAGGAGATAATTATCATGTGGCTCAAGCAGCACATGATCAAGGCGGGAAACATCAGAAGCTTGAGCTAGCTGGTGCATCAGTTGAGATGGATGTCAAGTATGATGCAGCAACTTTGCCTCAAAAAGGGATTGAAGAAGCTTGTAATCAGAATCGAGAGCCAATGACCCGTTGCTCTGTCGTTGGTTCTTCAGTTACTGCTGTATCACTACATTCAGGGCATAATACACGAGTTCCTCAGAGTAACCAATATGCTTCGCCAATGCAGATGCCTGAATGTACAGTGGAATCATCTGCAGCTATACCAGGTAGTGTCCCTCCCAAACAGCAAGAAGCTGCAATGCCATCAAGTGTTGGTGATTGGAATCCTAAAAACCGTCAGGTTCCTAATACAACGGACAAAGCTGCCCCTGGCAATGGAGGTTTGCCATCCCGAGGCCAAGGGTTATCTGCTAATGAACAATCTACGTCTGCCAAGGATGGGGGTACTTCGCAAGCAAACAGGGATCAGAAGGAGCGCCGAAAAAAGGGTTATGATCCTGAACATTTCTTTAAGGTGAACGGGAAGCTTTATCAGAAACTTGGTAAAATTGGATCTGGTGGCAGCAGTGAGGTTCACAAAGTTATATCAATGGAACGTGCAATCTACGCCCTGAAAAATATAAAGCTTAAAGGTCGTGACTACCCGACAGCATATGGCTTTTGCCAAGAAATCGGTTACCTAAATAAGCTGAAAGGAAAGAGTAACATCATACAGCTAATTGATTACGAG GTCACTGATAAAAATTTACTTAAAGAAGGTCCTATCTCACCTCGAGATGGAAAAATTAAGGATGATCAGTACATTTACATGGTCCTTGAGTTTGGCGAAATTGATTTAGCACATATGGTTGCTCAGAAGTGGAAGGAGAGaagcaactcaaatatgaaaatagatgAAAATTGGCTGCGGTTTTATTGGCAG CAAATGCTTGAAGCAGTCAATACAATCCATGAGGAACGGATAGTGCATTCCGATCTGAAGCCTGCAAATTTTATGCTTGTGAAGGGATCACTGAAGCTAATAGACTTTGGCATTGCCAAAGCTATAATGAATGATACGACAAACATTCAACGTGATTCTCAG GTAGGAACACTTAACTACATGTCACCTGAAGCATTGCTATGCAATGAGCAAGATTCCAGTGGGAACATTTTCAAGTGTGGTCGGCCAACTGATATCTGGTCTCTTGGGTGTATTCTATATCAGATGGTGTATGGTAAGACACCATTTGCAGACTACACGACTTTCTGGACCAAATTCAAAGCTGTTACCGATAGGAACCACAAGATCCGTTATGAACCGGTCGACAACCCATGGCTTATTGATCTAATGCAAAGGTGCCTGGCCTGGGACCGAGACGAGCGGTGGAGGATACCTCAGTTGCTTCAAcacccctttcttgtccctctggtGCCACGGGATGTGCCTCCCATCAACCCTGATCCTGATCCGTGCAGCATGCtgatagagcaggtcagaccacaCTGGGACAATCCCGAGGTTGCCAGACTTTGCTCCGAGCTTCGAGGCGTGATTGCAAAGTGCAAGGAGGATCAAAGCAGTCAAAGTACTGAAACCTAA
- the LOC119294773 gene encoding serine/threonine-protein kinase MPS1-like isoform X1 translates to MERRGKFLRPPAPDDAAAAGRSATFPAAGDTGHTNLTSSSGSSSSSTVTGDPLDFLGQIHAACKRQRPLGTTTQRATRILLPRGEGPAKAGTSPSVRQSSEGMAMQKQRGVLAASRLQKVSPDQKDVNAGAGVLASNQNDMLSTPSMLSTITDTRNQNAGQNDQQKNEMDLFVNRNKSSLDVSSYKITSRNASVGDSHLTSQGENVGVTTDSRMDSMLSYLHSVSLSAGDNYHVAQAAHDQGGKHQKLELAGASVEMDVKYDAATLPQKGIEEACNQNREPMTRCSVVGSSVTAVSLHSGHNTRVPQSNQYASPMQMPECTVESSAAIPGSVPPKQQEAAMPSSVGDWNPKNRQVPNTTDKAAPGNGGLPSRGQGLSANEQSTSAKDGGTSQANRDQKERRKKGYDPEHFFKVNGKLYQKLGKIGSGGSSEVHKVISMERAIYALKNIKLKGRDYPTAYGFCQEIGYLNKLKGKSNIIQLIDYEVTDKNLLKEGPISPRDGKIKDDQYIYMVLEFGEIDLAHMVAQKWKERSNSNMKIDENWLRFYWQQMLEAVNTIHEERIVHSDLKPANFMLVKGSLKLIDFGIAKAIMNDTTNIQRDSQVGTLNYMSPEALLCNEQDSSGNIFKCGRPTDIWSLGCILYQMVYGKTPFADYTTFWTKFKAVTDRNHKIRYEPVDNPWLIDLMQRCLAWDRDERWRIPQLLQHPFLVPLVPRDVPPINPDPDPCSMLIEQVRPHWDNPEVARLCSELRGVIAKCKEDQSSQSTET, encoded by the exons GTACTACAACACAGCGTGCAACTCGTATCCTGTTGCCTCGAGGTGAGGGGCCGGCGAAAGCTGGTACCAGCCCTTCTGTTAGACAGAGTTCTGAAGGAATGGCTATGCAGAAGCAGAGAGGCGTGCTGGCGGCCTCCAGGTTGCAAAAGGTGTCTCCTGATCAAAAGGATGTTAACGCTGGTGCAGGAGTACTGGCATCAAATCAAAACGACATGTTGTCTACACCTTCCATGTTGAGTACTATCACTGATACCCGCAATCAGAATGCTGGTCAAAACGACCAGCAGAAGAATGAAATGGATCTGTTTGTGAACAGGAATAAGTCGTCGTTAGATGTTTCTTCTTATAAGATCACATCTCGAAATGCATCAGTTGGCGATTCACACTTAACTTCTCAGG GTGAGAATGTAGGAGTAACCACTGACAGTAGAATGGACAGTATGTTGTCTTATCTGCATTCTGTTTCATTGTCAGCAGGAGATAATTATCATGTGGCTCAAGCAGCACATGATCAAGGCGGGAAACATCAGAAGCTTGAGCTAGCTGGTGCATCAGTTGAGATGGATGTCAAGTATGATGCAGCAACTTTGCCTCAAAAAGGGATTGAAGAAGCTTGTAATCAGAATCGAGAGCCAATGACCCGTTGCTCTGTCGTTGGTTCTTCAGTTACTGCTGTATCACTACATTCAGGGCATAATACACGAGTTCCTCAGAGTAACCAATATGCTTCGCCAATGCAGATGCCTGAATGTACAGTGGAATCATCTGCAGCTATACCAGGTAGTGTCCCTCCCAAACAGCAAGAAGCTGCAATGCCATCAAGTGTTGGTGATTGGAATCCTAAAAACCGTCAGGTTCCTAATACAACGGACAAAGCTGCCCCTGGCAATGGAGGTTTGCCATCCCGAGGCCAAGGGTTATCTGCTAATGAACAATCTACGTCTGCCAAGGATGGGGGTACTTCGCAAGCAAACAGGGATCAGAAGGAGCGCCGAAAAAAGGGTTATGATCCTGAACATTTCTTTAAGGTGAACGGGAAGCTTTATCAGAAACTTGGTAAAATTGGATCTGGTGGCAGCAGTGAGGTTCACAAAGTTATATCAATGGAACGTGCAATCTACGCCCTGAAAAATATAAAGCTTAAAGGTCGTGACTACCCGACAGCATATGGCTTTTGCCAAGAAATCGGTTACCTAAATAAGCTGAAAGGAAAGAGTAACATCATACAGCTAATTGATTACGAG GTCACTGATAAAAATTTACTTAAAGAAGGTCCTATCTCACCTCGAGATGGAAAAATTAAGGATGATCAGTACATTTACATGGTCCTTGAGTTTGGCGAAATTGATTTAGCACATATGGTTGCTCAGAAGTGGAAGGAGAGaagcaactcaaatatgaaaatagatgAAAATTGGCTGCGGTTTTATTGGCAG CAAATGCTTGAAGCAGTCAATACAATCCATGAGGAACGGATAGTGCATTCCGATCTGAAGCCTGCAAATTTTATGCTTGTGAAGGGATCACTGAAGCTAATAGACTTTGGCATTGCCAAAGCTATAATGAATGATACGACAAACATTCAACGTGATTCTCAG GTAGGAACACTTAACTACATGTCACCTGAAGCATTGCTATGCAATGAGCAAGATTCCAGTGGGAACATTTTCAAGTGTGGTCGGCCAACTGATATCTGGTCTCTTGGGTGTATTCTATATCAGATGGTGTATGGTAAGACACCATTTGCAGACTACACGACTTTCTGGACCAAATTCAAAGCTGTTACCGATAGGAACCACAAGATCCGTTATGAACCGGTCGACAACCCATGGCTTATTGATCTAATGCAAAGGTGCCTGGCCTGGGACCGAGACGAGCGGTGGAGGATACCTCAGTTGCTTCAAcacccctttcttgtccctctggtGCCACGGGATGTGCCTCCCATCAACCCTGATCCTGATCCGTGCAGCATGCtgatagagcaggtcagaccacaCTGGGACAATCCCGAGGTTGCCAGACTTTGCTCCGAGCTTCGAGGCGTGATTGCAAAGTGCAAGGAGGATCAAAGCAGTCAAAGTACTGAAACCTAA